In Rhodamnia argentea isolate NSW1041297 chromosome 4, ASM2092103v1, whole genome shotgun sequence, the following proteins share a genomic window:
- the LOC115744529 gene encoding glutamate receptor 2.7-like isoform X2: MGQPLKALSSAVELLENKKVDALIGPQTSEEAELLAELGDTVPIISFSASSPFLSQYKNPNFIRMTTNDNFQVEAIAALVQEFGWRELVMVHEDSSYGNGIIPNLLLALEEGNARVARRTVIPPQAGDIYVEAQLYKLMALSANIFIVHMSASLASRFFLKVNELGMMTTGYGWLVTDGIVNELTAMDQSVLDSMQGVVGLRPYIPPSELLRNFSLKWRHSFFTYQHHQIPQVNVYCLWAYDSVWALATAVHHLGPTTSVEKNDSANKLAHLTAIPTRPTGSDLVRKILHGKFTGLSGEIQLKNGQLQPPEAFEIVNVFGRVKRIGFWTQFDGITTGLNRSTAATQSPSVREMGSIRWPGSSLAIPKVQRIMPKSGKRLRIGVPIKVGFKELVGVEFDPVTNATMVTGFCIDVFKAATDMLPYEVKFDFIPFTDSDILMAASYYNDLIYRVYRQQYDAAVGDITIMANRSLYVDFTIPFTETGVGMIVPIETSRSTNMWIFIQPLTADLWLVVGAFFIFTGWVVWTIEHNDNDEFEGPLAQQIGIVMWYSFSTLFFAQREKLTSNLSKVVVIVWLFVVLILTSSYTANLSSMLTVHQLQSLPKGESIGFPVNSPAGQTFLINLPFKKHSFYPLKKVEDYANALRYESRKGGVSAIIDEIPYVNLFISKYSAEYTMVEPSYYSTKGFGFAFPKGDPLVPDISAAIAQMREEGKLNLISQNWFQNHSLLRNQDSATKVARLDLYSFRGLFLITAITSSVAAIVSCKYLKKESTNSQQHEVADKPVEEKFSPVSDIPSRRISSKHIRRYSY, encoded by the exons ATGGGACAGCCTCTTAAGGCTCTATCTTCAG CTGTGGAGCTTTTGGAGAATAAAAAGGTCGACGCACTGATAGGCCCACAAACATCTGAAGAAGCCGAGCTTCTGGCTGAATTGGGAGATACAGTGCCTATCATCTCCTTTTCTGCTAGTAGCCCTTTCTTGTCCCAATATAAAAATCCAAACTTCATCCGAATGACAACTAATGATAACTTCCAGGTCGAAGCCATTGCTGCTCTTGTTCAAGAATTCGGGTGGAGAGAATTGGTTATGGTACATGAGGACAGTTCCTATGGAAACGGAATCATACCCAATCTTCTTCTCGCATTAGAAGAAGGCAATGCTCGAGTAGCGCGTCGAACTGTCATTCCACCGCAAGCCGGGGACATATATGTCGAAGCCCAACTGTATAAACTGATGGCTCTGTCTGCCAATATATTCATTGTCCACATGTCTGCTTCCCTCGCATCTCGGTTTTTCTTGAAGGTTAATGAGTTGGGAATGATGACTACTGGCTATGGTTGGCTTGTGACTGATGGGATAGTAAACGAGCTGACTGCGATGGATCAGTCGGTTTTAGACTCGATGCAAGGAGTCGTAGGACTTAGACCTTATATTCCACCCTCAGAGCTGCTTCGCAACTTCTCATTGAAGTGGAGGCACAGCTTTTTCACATACCAGCATCATCAAATTCCTCAAGTAAATGTATATTGCTTATGGGCGTATGATTCTGTCTGGGCTTTAGCCACAGCAGTGCATCATTTAGGTCCTACAACTTCTGTAGAGAAGAATGATTCTGCAAATAAGCTTGCTCATCTGACTGCCATTCCAACGAGACCGACAGGATCCGATCTAGTCCGCAAAATTCTGCATGGCAAGTTCACTGGTTTAAGTGGGGAAATTCAACTTAAGAATGGACAGCTGCAACCACCGGAAGCATTTGAAATAGTGAATGTTTTTGGAAGAGTCAAGCGAATCGGATTTTGGACCCAATTTGATGGGATAACGACGGGGCTAAATAGGTCTACTGCTGCAACTCAATCACCCTCTGTGAGAGAAATGGGCTCTATTCGATGGCCTGGATCATCCTTGGCTATACCGAAAGTTCAACGGATTATGCCCAAGTCTGGGAAGAGATTGAGAATCGGAGTTCCAATTAAAGTAGGATTTAAAGAATTGGTGGGAGTGGAATTCGATCCGGTGACAAATGCGACAATGGTAACAGGATTTTGCATAGATGTGTTCAAGGCTGCAACCGATATGTTGCCCTATGAAGTAAAATTTGACTTCATCCCGTTTACAGATTCGGACATATTGATGGCTGCAAGCTACTATAATGATCTCATATACCGCGTTTACCGTCAG CAATATGATGCAGCCGTGGGTGACATAACCATCATGGCAAATAGATCGTTGTATGTGGACTTCACAATCCCTTTCACAGAAACTGGAGTGGGGatgattgtgccaattgagaCGTCACGAAGCACAAACATGTGGATATTCATCCAGCCTCTCACAGCGGATCTATGGTTAGTCGTAGGagctttcttcatcttcactggATGGGTGGTGTGGACAATTGAGCACAATGACAACGATGAATTCGAAGGACCATTAGCTCAACAAATTGGAATAGTGATGTGGTATTCGTTCTCGACACTCTTTTTTGCACAAA GGGAAAAATTAACCAGCAACTTGTCCAAAGTTGTGGTAATTGTATGGTTGTTTGTAGTTCTAATATTAACATCCAGTTACACAGCAAACCTGAGCTCAATGCTGACAGTTCATCAGCTTCAGTCCTTGCCAAAGGGCGAATCTATCGGTTTCCCTGTCAACAGTCCAGCAGGTCAGACATTCCTGATCAATCTACCCTTCAAAAAGCACTCTTTTTATCCTTTGAAAAAGGTTGAAGATTATGCGAATGCTCTGAGATATGAAAGCCGAAAAGGTGGTGTGTCAGCAATTATTGATGAAATTCCTTATGTAAATCTCTTCATTTCCAAGTACTCTGCTGAATACACCATGGTTGAGCCTTCATACTACAGCACCAAAGGATTTGGCTTT GCTTTTCCTAAGGGTGACCCTTTAGTCCCTGACATTTCTGCAGCAATAGCACAAATGAGAGAAGAGGGAAAACTCAACTTGATAAGCCAAAATTGGTTTCAAAATCATTCTTTACTCAGAAATCAAGATTCTGCAACAAAAGTGGCTAGACTCGACTTATACAGCTTCCGCGGTCTCTTCCTTATCACAGCCATCACTTCATCTGTAGCTGCGATAGTATCCTGcaaatatttgaagaaagaatCAACAAATTCGCAGCAACATGAGGTTGCTGATAAACCTGTTGAAGAGAAGTTCTCGCCAGTTAGTGACATCCCATCAAGAAGAATCAGTTCTAAACACATCAGAAGATATTCCTATTGA
- the LOC115744529 gene encoding glutamate receptor 2.7-like isoform X1 codes for MGQPLKALSSAVELLENKKVDALIGPQTSEEAELLAELGDTVPIISFSASSPFLSQYKNPNFIRMTTNDNFQVEAIAALVQEFGWRELVMVHEDSSYGNGIIPNLLLALEEGNARVARRTVIPPQAGDIYVEAQLYKLMALSANIFIVHMSASLASRFFLKVNELGMMTTGYGWLVTDGIVNELTAMDQSVLDSMQGVVGLRPYIPPSELLRNFSLKWRHSFFTYQHHQIPQVNVYCLWAYDSVWALATAVHHLGPTTSVEKNDSANKLAHLTAIPTRPTGSDLVRKILHGKFTGLSGEIQLKNGQLQPPEAFEIVNVFGRVKRIGFWTQFDGITTGLNRSTAATQSPSVREMGSIRWPGSSLAIPKVQRIMPKSGKRLRIGVPIKVGFKELVGVEFDPVTNATMVTGFCIDVFKAATDMLPYEVKFDFIPFTDSDILMAASYYNDLIYRVYRQQYDAAVGDITIMANRSLYVDFTIPFTETGVGMIVPIETSRSTNMWIFIQPLTADLWLVVGAFFIFTGWVVWTIEHNDNDEFEGPLAQQIGIVMWYSFSTLFFAQREKLTSNLSKVVVIVWLFVVLILTSSYTANLSSMLTVHQLQSLPKGESIGFPVNSPAGQTFLINLPFKKHSFYPLKKVEDYANALRYESRKGGVSAIIDEIPYVNLFISKYSAEYTMVEPSYYSTKGFGFAFPKGDPLVPDISAAIAQMREEGKLNLISQNWFQNHSLLRNQDSATKVARLDLYSFRGLFLITAITSSVAAIVSCKYLKKESTNSQQHEVADKPVEEKFSPVSDIPSRRISSKHIRRYSY; via the exons ATGGGACAGCCTCTCAAAGCTCTATCTTCAG CTGTGGAGCTTTTGGAGAATAAAAAGGTCGACGCACTGATAGGCCCACAAACATCTGAAGAAGCCGAGCTTCTGGCTGAATTGGGAGATACAGTGCCTATCATCTCCTTTTCTGCTAGTAGCCCTTTCTTGTCCCAATATAAAAATCCAAACTTCATCCGAATGACAACTAATGATAACTTCCAGGTCGAAGCCATTGCTGCTCTTGTTCAAGAATTCGGGTGGAGAGAATTGGTTATGGTACATGAGGACAGTTCCTATGGAAACGGAATCATACCCAATCTTCTTCTCGCATTAGAAGAAGGCAATGCTCGAGTAGCGCGTCGAACTGTCATTCCACCGCAAGCCGGGGACATATATGTCGAAGCCCAACTGTATAAACTGATGGCTCTGTCTGCCAATATATTCATTGTCCACATGTCTGCTTCCCTCGCATCTCGGTTTTTCTTGAAGGTTAATGAGTTGGGAATGATGACTACTGGCTATGGTTGGCTTGTGACTGATGGGATAGTAAACGAGCTGACTGCGATGGATCAGTCGGTTTTAGACTCGATGCAAGGAGTCGTAGGACTTAGACCTTATATTCCACCCTCAGAGCTGCTTCGCAACTTCTCATTGAAGTGGAGGCACAGCTTTTTCACATACCAGCATCATCAAATTCCTCAAGTAAATGTATATTGCTTATGGGCGTATGATTCTGTCTGGGCTTTAGCCACAGCAGTGCATCATTTAGGTCCTACAACTTCTGTAGAGAAGAATGATTCTGCAAATAAGCTTGCTCATCTGACTGCCATTCCAACGAGACCGACAGGATCCGATCTAGTCCGCAAAATTCTGCATGGCAAGTTCACTGGTTTAAGTGGGGAAATTCAACTTAAGAATGGACAGCTGCAACCACCGGAAGCATTTGAAATAGTGAATGTTTTTGGAAGAGTCAAGCGAATCGGATTTTGGACCCAATTTGATGGGATAACGACGGGGCTAAATAGGTCTACTGCTGCAACTCAATCACCCTCTGTGAGAGAAATGGGCTCTATTCGATGGCCTGGATCATCCTTGGCTATACCGAAAGTTCAACGGATTATGCCCAAGTCTGGGAAGAGATTGAGAATCGGAGTTCCAATTAAAGTAGGATTTAAAGAATTGGTGGGAGTGGAATTCGATCCGGTGACAAATGCGACAATGGTAACAGGATTTTGCATAGATGTGTTCAAGGCTGCAACCGATATGTTGCCCTATGAAGTAAAATTTGACTTCATCCCGTTTACAGATTCGGACATATTGATGGCTGCAAGCTACTATAATGATCTCATATACCGCGTTTACCGTCAG CAATATGATGCAGCCGTGGGTGACATAACCATCATGGCAAATAGATCGTTGTATGTGGACTTCACAATCCCTTTCACAGAAACTGGAGTGGGGatgattgtgccaattgagaCGTCACGAAGCACAAACATGTGGATATTCATCCAGCCTCTCACAGCGGATCTATGGTTAGTCGTAGGagctttcttcatcttcactggATGGGTGGTGTGGACAATTGAGCACAATGACAACGATGAATTCGAAGGACCATTAGCTCAACAAATTGGAATAGTGATGTGGTATTCGTTCTCGACACTCTTTTTTGCACAAA GGGAAAAATTAACCAGCAACTTGTCCAAAGTTGTGGTAATTGTATGGTTGTTTGTAGTTCTAATATTAACATCCAGTTACACAGCAAACCTGAGCTCAATGCTGACAGTTCATCAGCTTCAGTCCTTGCCAAAGGGCGAATCTATCGGTTTCCCTGTCAACAGTCCAGCAGGTCAGACATTCCTGATCAATCTACCCTTCAAAAAGCACTCTTTTTATCCTTTGAAAAAGGTTGAAGATTATGCGAATGCTCTGAGATATGAAAGCCGAAAAGGTGGTGTGTCAGCAATTATTGATGAAATTCCTTATGTAAATCTCTTCATTTCCAAGTACTCTGCTGAATACACCATGGTTGAGCCTTCATACTACAGCACCAAAGGATTTGGCTTT GCTTTTCCTAAGGGTGACCCTTTAGTCCCTGACATTTCTGCAGCAATAGCACAAATGAGAGAAGAGGGAAAACTCAACTTGATAAGCCAAAATTGGTTTCAAAATCATTCTTTACTCAGAAATCAAGATTCTGCAACAAAAGTGGCTAGACTCGACTTATACAGCTTCCGCGGTCTCTTCCTTATCACAGCCATCACTTCATCTGTAGCTGCGATAGTATCCTGcaaatatttgaagaaagaatCAACAAATTCGCAGCAACATGAGGTTGCTGATAAACCTGTTGAAGAGAAGTTCTCGCCAGTTAGTGACATCCCATCAAGAAGAATCAGTTCTAAACACATCAGAAGATATTCCTATTGA
- the LOC115744528 gene encoding glutamate receptor 2.7-like produces the protein MGTMQLTMELERLARIFFLLAMLHTFDPIHCSMAQNSRHRDHHVHVGVILDMESPVGEMAQQCMAMAISDLNASASHINHNLKLILHPRNSMGHPLKALSSAVELLENEKVEALIGPQTSEEAELLAELGDRVPIISFSASSPFLSGEKNPNFIRMTTNDNSQVGAIAALVQEFGWRELVIIHEDSSYGNGIIPDLLLALEEGNARVARRTVIPPQARDIYVEAQLYKLMALSANIFIVHMSASLASRFFLKVNELGMMSTGYGWIVTDGIVNELAAMDQSVLDSMQGVVGIRPYIPPSERLRNFSLKWRHSFFTYQHHQIPEVNVYCLWAYDSVWALAKAAYHLGPGPITSMQKNDPANKLAHQAVIPTRPTGSDLVRAILRGKFTGLSGEIQLKNGQLQQPPAFEIVNVAGRVKRIGFWTELNGITRGLNRSSVATQSPSVRKMGSIGWPGSSLAIPKSQQIVSKAGKRLRIGVPIPTGFKELMGVEFNPETKAATVTGFCVDVFKAAIDILPYEVQFDFVPFNKSSVVAGNHYDNLIYQVYLQQYDAAVGDITITANRSMLVDFTMPFTETGVGMIVPIETSRSTNMWIFLQPLTVDLWLAIGSFFVFTGWVVWIIEHNNNDEFKGPLAHQIGMAMWYSFSTMVFAQREKLISNLSKVVVIVWLFVVLILTSSYTANLSSMQTVHELRSLPKGESIGLPSNSPANQTVLINLPFKNPSFHPLGTVEDYAEALREGSRNGGVSAIIDEIPYVKLFLSKYSDQYTMFEPSYYSTNGFGFAFPKGSPLVADFSAAIAKLRENGKLYSISQNYFNNHSLFTNQDSATKVARLDLYSFRGLFLITGITSTVAMIVSCKSRKKESITAQKHEVADQPGEVKFPPVCDMPSRRASPRHIRRHSY, from the exons ATGGGAACCATGCAGCTGACAATGGAGTTGGAGAGATTGGCGCGCATCTTCTTTTTGTTGGCGATGTTACACACCTTCGATCCCATCCATTGCTCCATGGCTCAAAACAGTCGTCATCGTGATCATCACGTTCATGTTGGAGTGATTCTTGATATGGAGTCACCAGTTGGGGAGATGGCCCAACAATGCATGGCCATGGCCATCTCTGACTTGAATGCCTCGGCCTCGCACATTAACCATAACCTGAAGTTGattcttcatccgagaaattCCATGGGACATCCTCTCAAAGCTCTATCTTCAG CTGTGGAGCTTTTGGAGAATGAAAAAGTTGAGGCACTAATAGGCCCGCAAACATCTGAAGAAGCCGAGCTTCTGGCAGAATTAGGAGATAGGGTGCCTATCATCTCCTTCTCTGCCAGTAGCCCTTTCTTGTCCggagaaaaaaatccaaactttatcCGAATGACAACTAATGATAACTCCCAGGTCGGTGCCATTGCTGCTCTTGTTCAAGAATTCGGGTGGAGAGAATTGGTTATAATACACGAGGACAGTTCCTATGGAAACGGAATTATACCCGATCTTCTTCTCGCATTAGAAGAAGGCAATGCTCGAGTAGCGCGTCGAACTGTCATTCCACCGCAAGCCAGGGACATATATGTTGAAGCCCAACTGTATAAACTGATGGCTCTGTCCGCCAATATATTCATTGTCCACATGTCTGCTTCCCTCGCATCTCGGTTTTTCTTGAAGGTTAATGAGTTGGGAATGATGAGTACAGGCTATGGTTGGATTGTGACTGATGGGATAGTAAACGAGCTCGCTGCGATGGATCAGTCGGTTTTAGACTCAATGCAAGGAGTCGTAGGAATTAGACCTTATATTCCACCCTCAGAGCGGCTTCGCAACTTCTCATTGAAGTGGAGGCACAGCTTTTTCACATACCAGCATCATCAAATTCCTGAAGTAAATGTATATTGTTTATGGGCATATGATTCTGTCTGGGCTTTAGCCAAAGCAGCATATCATTTAGGTCCAGGTCCTATAACTTCTATGCAGAAGAATGATCCTGCAAATAAGCTTGCTCATCAAGCTGTCATTCCAACGAGACCAACAGGATCCGATCTAGTCCGCGCAATTCTACGTGGCAAGTTCACTGGTTTAAGTGGGGAAATTCAACTTAAGAATGGACAGCTGCAACAACCACCAGCATTTGAAATAGTGAATGTTGCTGGAAGAGTAAAGAGAATCGGGTTTTGGACCGAATTGAATGGGATAACGCGAGGGCTAAATAGGTCCAGTGTTGCAACTCAATCACCCTCTGTGAGAAAAATGGGCTCTATTGGATGGCCTGGATCATCCTTGGCTATACCAAAAAGTCAACAGATTGTGTCGAAGGCAGGGAAGAGATTGAGAATCGGAGTTCCAATTCCAACAGGTTTTAAAGAATTGATGGGAGTGGAATTCAATCCTGAGACAAAGGCGGCAACGGTAACAGGCTTTTGCGTAGACGTGTTCAAGGCTGCAATCGATATTCTGCCCTATGAAGTACAATTTGACTTCGTCCCGTTCAACAAGTCGAGCGTGGTGGCCGGAAACCATTATGACAATCTGATATACCAAGTATACCTTCAG CAATATGATGCAGCGGTGGGTGATATAACCATCACAGCAAATAGATCGATGCTTGTGGACTTCACAATGCCTTTCACAGAAACTGGAGTAGGGATGATTGTGCCTATTGAGACATCCCGAAGCACAAACATGTGGATATTTCTCCAGCCTCTCACGGTAGATCTATGGTTAGCCATAGGCTCTTTCTTTGTCTTCACAGGATGGGTGGTGTGGATAATTGAGCACAACAACAACGATGAGTTTAAGGGACCATTAGCTCATCAAATTGGGATGGCGATGTGGTATTCGTTCTCAACAATGGTTTTTGCACAAA GGGAAAAATTAATCAGCAACTTGTCCAAAGTTGTGGTGATTGTGTGGCTTTTTGTAGTTCTAATATTGACATCCAGTTACACTGCAAACCTGAGCTCAATGCAAACAGTTCATGAGCTTCGGTCCTTGCCAAAGGGCGAATCAATCGGGCTCCCTTCCAATAGTCCAGCTAATCAGACAGTGCTGATCAATCTACCCTTCAAAAACCCCTCTTTTCACCCTTTGGGAACGGTTGAAGATTATGCAGAAGCTCTGAGAGAGGGAAGCCGAAATGGTGGTGTGTCAGCAATTATTGATGAAATTCCTTATGTAAAGCTCTTTCTTTCCAAGTACTCTGATCAATACACCATGTTTGAGCCCTCCTACTACAGCACCAATGGATTTGGCTTC GCTTTCCCCAAGGGGTCACCTTTAGTCGCTGACTTTTCTGCAGCAATAgcgaaattgagagaaaatggaaaacttTACTCGATAAgccaaaattattttaataatcaTTCCTTATTCACAAATCAAGATTCTGCAACAAAAGTTGCTAGACTTGATTTATACAGCTTTCGCGGTCTCTTCCTTATCACAGGCATCACTTCGACTGTAGCCATGATAGTATCCTGTAAATCTAGGAAGAAAGAGTCAATAACTGCACAAAAACATGAGGTTGCTGATCAACCTGGAGAAGTGAAGTTCCCACCAGTTTGTGACATGCCATCAAGAAGAGCCAGTCCCAGACATATCAGAAGGCATTCCTATTGA
- the LOC115744531 gene encoding beta-1,3-galactosyltransferase 6 — MAMEAAKPFGGQRFMIVSLFLIFFLCVLASINEFRYETLSKFGRCALSNIPQFNDFSTNLSVENSSSSNDEIRILIGVLTLPDQYHKRHFLRMIYGTQSPAGGRVDVKFVFCNLTREEQHVLVALEIMRYDDIIIMNCTENMNNGKTYTYFSSLPEMLKGADRPHPPYHYVMKADDDTFFRLEKLVASLRPLPREDLYYGFVIPCHSMDPFVDYMSGMGYMVSWDLVEWISESDIARNHTEGAEDLVFGAWLRDGRRAKNRYNAKWAMYNYPDPKDPCQHEFWPDTIAVHTVKTPEKWLQTLKYFNFTSNLKPSKLYHIP, encoded by the coding sequence ATGGCCATGGAGGCTGCAAAACCCTTTGGGGGCCAACGCTTCATGATCGTTTCCCTCTTCTTGATCTTCTTCCTCTGCGTCTTGGCTTCAATCAACGAGTTCCGATACGAGACGTTGTCAAAGTTCGGCCGATGCGCTCTCTCCAACATCCCCCAGTTCAACGATTTTTCAACCAATCTCTCGGTCGAAAACTCCTCCTCATCCAACGATGAAATCCGGATACTCATAGGCGTTCTTACGCTCCCCGACCAGTACCACAAGCGCCACTTCCTCCGCATGATCTACGGGACTCAATCTCCCGCCGGTGGCCGAGTTGATGTGAAGTTCGTGTTTTGCAACTTGACCAGAGAAGAACAGCACGTCCTGGTGGCGCTGGAGATCATGCGGTACGACGATATCATCATCATGAATTGCACAGAGAACATGAACAACGGGAAGACGTACACATACTTCTCAAGCCTGCCGGAGATGCTCAAGGGCGCGGACCGGCCCCACCCACCTTACCATTATGTGATGAAGGCGGATGACGACACTTTCTTTAGGTTGGAGAAGCTTGTGGCGTCGTTGAGGCCGCTGCCGAGGGAGGACTTGTACTACGGCTTCGTGATACCGTGCCATAGCATGGACCCTTTCGTTGACTACATGTCCGGGATGGGCTATATGGTCTCGTGGGACTTGGTCGAGTGGATCAGTGAGTCGGACATCGCTAGGAACCACACGGAAGGGGCCGAGGATCTCGTCTTCGGCGCGTGGTTGCGAGACGGACGCCGTGCCAAGAACCGGTACAACGCCAAGTGGGCCATGTACAATTATCCCGATCCGAAGGACCCGTGCCAGCATGAGTTTTGGCCGGACACGATCGCGGTCCACACGGTGAAGACGCCAGAGAAGTGGCTCCAGACATTGAAGTACTTCAACTTCACAAGTAACTTGAAACCCTCTAAATTGTATCATATTCCTTAG
- the LOC115744533 gene encoding mitochondrial outer membrane protein porin 4, with translation MASGPAPFSDIGKRARDLLTKDYTFDHKFTLTLPSSTGMGLTATGLKKDQIFVGDINTVYKGENTTVDVKVDSYSNVSTKVTVSGVLPVTKASLSFQIPDHKSGKLELQYLHHHAAIDSSIGLNPTPLLEFSAAIGSKDLSLGGEVGFDTASASLTKYNAGIGLNRPDFSAAVLLTDKGQTLKASYIHLMDPFNAVAAELTHRFSTYENNFSIGSSHTVDPCTVVKTRFSDNGKLALLGQREWRPKSLITVSAEYDSKAINAAPKLGLALALKP, from the exons ATGGCCAGTGGTCCAGCACCATTTTCAGATATTGGGAAACGGGCAAGAG ATCTGTTGACTAAAGATTATACCTTTGATCACAAGTTTACCCTGACGCTTCCAAGTTCAACTGGGATG GGACTTACAGCTACAGGTTTGAAAAAGGATCAAATTTTTGTAGGTGACATAAATACAGTTTACAAGGGTGAAAATACTACAGTGGATGTGAAAGTTGACTCATATTCGAAC GTGTCGACCAAAGTGACTGTTTCTGGTGTTCTGCCGGTTACCAAAGCTTCCCTTAGCTTTCAAATACCAGATCACAAGTCTGGCAAG TTGGAGCTGCAGTACCTCCATCATCATGCAGCAATTGATTCAAGCATAGGTCTGAACCCAACTCCCCTTTTGGAGTTTTCTGCAGCAATTGGCAGCAAGGATCTCAGTCTCGGTGGTGAAGTTGGATTTGATACTGCTTCTGCTTCTTTAACCAAATATAATGCCGGGATTGGCCTGAACAGGCCAGATTTTTCTGCTGCGGTTCTTCT GACGGACAAGGGGCAAACTCTGAAGGCCTCCTACATCCACTTGATGGACCCCTTCAATGCAGTTGCGGCTGAATTGACACATAGATTCTCCACCTATGAGAACAACTTTAGCATTGGAAGTTCTCACACAGTCGATCCATGCACTGTCGTGAAGACGCGGTTCTCAGACAATGGAAAGTTGGCCCTGTTGGGCCAGCGAGAATGGAGGCCAAAATCACTCATTACTGTGTCTGCTGAGTATGATTCTAAGGCCATCAATGCAGCCCCCAAGCTCGGTCTTGCTCTTGCTCTCAAACCTTAA
- the LOC115744496 gene encoding zinc finger protein ZAT5-like — protein MDRFVGSDNREQVVKGKRTKRRQRLSAAHLEAAMTTTTLSCGGIDDNSLILSSLSSMVDMGESGTSEHQEEDMANCLILLAQGKVPRQVEDEKGGQEVYTSDPKWRSNGCVQSYKCKTCGRMFTSFQALGGHRSSHMKKPKSRGQEKLVKSSPREDRDNDTGQLLGHSGTKMYAGHDKVNTKMRKCSICGLQFKSGQALGGHMRRHRALSGGTPHVSITSLEIALHADQKRRGNILPLDLNLPAPEHDVGLYSSQIHHLSPATSQQTSPMLSAAATLVECLY, from the coding sequence ATGGATCGGTTTGTGGGCTCGGACAATCGTGAACAAGTTGTCAAAGGCAAGCGAACGAAACGCCGCCAAAGGTTGTCAGCCGCACACCTCGAAGCCGCCATGACAACTACCACTCTGTCGTGCGGCGGCATCGATGATAACAGCTTGATTTTGTCATCCCTGTCATCCATGGTCGACATGGGAGAGAGTGGCACCAGTGAACATCAAGAGGAAGACATGGCCAATTGCCTCATTCTTTTGGCACAAGGCAAGGTCCCAAGACAAGTAGAAGACGAAAAAGGTGGCCAAGAAGTTTATACTAGTGACCCCAAATGGAGAAGCAATGGTTGTGTTCAATCATATAAATGCAAGACATGCGGTCGAATGTTCACATCGTTCCAAGCTCTAGGAGGACACAGATCCAGCCACATGAAGAAGCCTAAGTCCAGGGGACAAGAAAAACTAGTGAAATCATCGCCCAGGGAAGATCGTGACAATGATACGGGCCAGTTGCTCGGCCATAGTGGCACAAAGATGTATGCTGGTCATGACAAGGTCAACACGAAGATGCGCAAGTGCTCGATATGCGGGTTGCAGTTCAAGTCAGGACAAGCTCTCGGAGGTCACATGAGGCGACACCGAGCGCTCAGTGGGGGCACCCCCCATGTCTCGATTACGAGCCTTGAGATAGCACTACACGCCGATCAGAAACGACGGGGCAACATTCTTCCGTTGGATCTTAACCTTCCGGCACCGGAGCACGATGTCGGTCTCTACAGCTCCCAGATTCATCATCTCTCTCCGGCCACAAGCCAACAAACGTCGCCAATGTTATCTGCTGCCGCGACTTTAGTCGAGTGCCTTTACTAA